CTTGCGGTCACGAAGTGCAGGCATTCTGATCCTGGTTATTTTTTCATGGTGAATGATTTTCTGCAGCACCTTTTCTTTAGGGGAAATCGAAACAATCACCGTTATTCCCTGCTTTTTCATCTGAAAGATTGTTTGAATGAAGAGGTCTTCGAGATGAACATCAAGAAGGTGAAGCGAGTGCACATAAAGTGTGGAAATACCCTTATTTGTTTCTTCCCTTCGTTTTTCAATCAGATCAGCTGCAGATATGGAAGCAAACAATGAATGATTTCCCTTACTTTCATAATGAACATATTTAGCCAGCAAGCTCTTCCCTGTCCCATCTTCCCCCAAAAAAGCATTGGACCTCCGGCAGGCATTGAAAGCAACTGTGTTAAACAGTCCTTCATCGCTTGACTATGATGAATAAGAAAAGGACGCTGGGTAATCGTATGAATTTCAAGGCTAGGCTGTTGGTTTACGTAAACAGACTCCAAAAAGCACACCAGGTAGTCTATACCCGTAATGTTTATCGTATTTATCGTTATTTTAAGCTGCTCCTCACCGTTCTTTAGGAGCCGATAATACGTTTTGTGCAGAGCATATTCCTGCAGGCGAAGATCCTCCAGCTGCTGATCTGACACCGGCCTTTTTGAAAAATTAGTCCAGTTTTCATAAACGATTGAACCGTTTTCCCCAAGGACCAGCATGTCGGGCTGAGCAAGTTTCAGAATTTCCCGCTGAATAGCCGATTCATACGATTTCTTTTTAACGAGTCTGCAAAGTGAAACGGCCCGCTGGAAAGAATCCATTATCGCTTCTTTTCCAGACTGAATTAATATTCCATTCAAACCATTGTTTGAAGCAGCATTGACGGTCACTACATCACCCATAATCAGCTCATATCCCTCTTTTTTCAGCTGTTGAATGAGAGGAACCGTTTCCTCCTCTGTCTCAATTGTAAATACTTCAATGGAGATATCCAATAGATCGGTTATGGCTTGGGCACCCATGGTAATATTTGAAAATCCGACAATGGCTTTTTTGCTATTAAAATCATTGGCGAGCGTCAGGACCCTTAGCATGTCGTAGCCGGAAACATGAACATCAACGACCGGGATATTCACTTCCTCTTCAATCAATTTAGCGGTACCACCCCGGCTTATAATTACGTCAAACCCTTGCTTTTCAGCGTGTTTGGCAACTATAGCCCCTTCTTGAAGATTTCCAACTTCAATGTGTACATCCAGCTCGCTTTGCTCTTTTCTGCATTCCTCTATTAAATTTTTCATCGTGGCGTACGGCGCCACAAA
This genomic stretch from Fictibacillus marinisediminis harbors:
- a CDS encoding PrpR N-terminal domain-containing protein, which codes for MKMKTLFVAPYATMKNLIEECRKEQSELDVHIEVGNLQEGAIVAKHAEKQGFDVIISRGGTAKLIEEEVNIPVVDVHVSGYDMLRVLTLANDFNSKKAIVGFSNITMGAQAITDLLDISIEVFTIETEEETVPLIQQLKKEGYELIMGDVVTVNAASNNGLNGILIQSGKEAIMDSFQRAVSLCRLVKKKSYESAIQREILKLAQPDMLVLGENGSIVYENWTNFSKRPVSDQQLEDLRLQEYALHKTYYRLLKNGEEQLKITINTINITGIDYLVCFLESVYVNQQPSLEIHTITQRPFLIHHSQAMKDCLTQLLSMPAGGPMLFWGKMGQGRACWLNMFIMKVREIIHCLLPYLQLI